The Archangium primigenium genomic interval GGCGTGCTCGCCGCCGAGGTGTGCGAGGACATCTGGAGCCCGGATGGGCCCATGCGCCGGCGCACCTACTCGGGCGCGGAGGTGGTGGTGAACCTGTCCGCCTCGCCCTTCCGGGTGGGGCAGTCGGACACGCGCCGCGAGCAGATCGCCACGCGCGCGGCCGACTTCCAGTGCACCATCGCCTACTCCAACGCGCTGGGCAGCAACGACGGCCTCATCTTCGACGGCGGCGGCTACATCAACCAGAACGGCAAGCCCGTGGCCGAGGAGACGCGCTTCCGGGAGGGCTACGCCACGGCGGTGGTGGACCTGGACCGCACGCTGCGCCTGCGCACGGAGAACACCACCTGGCGGAGTGACCACGAGTCCTGGGTGAACGCGCACGGCACGCGCGTGCCCGTCCTCGACTGCACCCCGGTGGTCACTACCCGGCGCGAGGGCCTGCGCTACCCCGTGCCCTCGCACGGCAGCTTCTTCCTGCCCTCGCCCGACACGCGCCGCACCGCCCGCGTGGCGCTGTGCGAGGACATCCTCGACGCGCTGAGCCTGGGCGTGGGCGACTACTTCGAGAAGACGCGCGCCTTCAAGGTGATTGGCATCGCGCTGTCCGGCGGCCGGGACTCGCTGCTCACGCTGCTCGTGGCGCACCGCTACGCCAAACGCGCCCGGCCCGAGGACCCCGGCAGCCTCCTGCGCGCCTTCTACATGCCCAGCCGCTACTCCAGCGACGCCACGCGCGATGCCGCGGAGAGCATCGCGCGCGACCTGGGCGTGCCCTTCCAGGTGGTGCCCATCGAGGAGGCGTTCGACCGGGAGTTGGAGATCGCGCGCACCATGCTCGCCGGCGGCGAGGTGACGCCCATCACCGAGCAGAACATCCAGGCGCGGCTGCGCGCCCAGCGCATGTGGAACTGGTCCAACTCGAGCAGCGGCCTGTTCCTGCAGACGGGCAACATGAGCGAGCGCGCCGTGGGCTACACCACCATCGGCGGGGACCTGATGGGCGCGCTCGCCGTCATCGCCAACGTGCCCAAGACGGTGGTCATGTTCCTCTTGGACTACCTGCTCGAGCAGACCGGCTACGAGGGCATCCGCAAGGTGCTGGCCAAGCCGGCCGGGCCGGAGCTGGCGCACAACCAGGTGGGCGAGGAGGAGCTGATGCCCTTTCCCATCCTCGACGCGTGCTTCTTCCTCTTCGCGGGCGAGAAGCTCGTGCCCGCGGAGATGTTCGACGCGCTCGCGGCCATGTTCCCCCAGGTGGAGCCCGAACGGCTCCGGGGCTACGTGGAGAAGTTCAGCCGCCTCTTCCTCCAGTCCATCTACAAGTGGGTGCAGGCGCCGCTCTCCCTGCACATCGGCAACCTGGACCTGGATCGCGAGCGCGCCCTGCAACTGCCGGTCGTCACCAGCAGCGATTGGACGCGCGGCTGAGTGGCCGCATGCCTCCCGAGAGGGGAGGCGACCTGCCTTCCGGGGGACCCGCGGAGCCTTGCCGCGTGTCCAGCCCGGAACGAACTTCCCGTCACCCACACGACGGTTGGAGGTTCGGATGAAAGGCAAGATTCTGGCGGGGCTCGTGACGGCGATTTTCTACAGCGGCGCCGCCCTGGCCGGTGATGACGTGATGAAGCAGCAGCAGGGGGATTTGCAGGCGTCGCCGGACGGAATGAACGGCGCGGACTTCCAGCACAAGGAGCTCGGGGACTCGCGCATCCTGCCGCCCGACCAGGTGGGGATTGGGGGCTCGGGCCAGGCGGTCGCCCCGGCCGTGAAGCCTCCGCCGCCGGGCGCGCCCGCGGCCCAGGGCCAGACCCTGTTCTGCACGCCGGTCCAAGGCACGGGCGGCGCGGGCTTCCAGGAGCAGGCGCCGCTGCCGCCTCCTCCCCCGCCGCTGCACGAGCATGAGCACTCGTCGCTCCAGCGCGACTTCGACGAGCGGGCCGCCATCGGGGGCTCCGGCTACGACGTGAAGGAGAGCGAGCGGTGGCGCGAGACGGACAAGGAGAAGGCGCCCAAGGATCAGGGCCAGCGCAAGGGTGACATGCGCGGCCTCACGGTGCTCATCGGCGGCGGCGTCGAGGGCTACACCGGCGGTCTGGCTCCCGAGGTGCGTCCCGGCGCGGCGCTCGGCGTGACGGCGGCGCTCAAGCCCTCGAAGGTGCTCGGCATCGAGGTGGGCTACTCCGGCGCGGTGAACAACCTGCGTGAGGACGCGGGCGGCAGCGGCCCGGACATCATCCGCAACGGTGGCCAGGCGGCCCTGACGCTCGGCCTGACGGCCAGCCCCGTGCAGCCCTACGTGCTGGGCGGCATCGGCCTGAACCGCTACAACGTCCGCAACGGCGACGCGCTGGGCTTCCGCAGCGACACCAACGCCAACGTGCCGGTGGGTGGCGGTCTGCGCACGCACATCGGTGATTTCACCGCCGACGCCCGCATCAACTACAACTTCCTCGTGAACAACGACTTCGCGCCGGTGGCCGCGGACACGTGGACGGGCCGCTACACGGGCACCATCAACCTGGGCGGTACCTTCTAGGCCTCTCCCGGACTGACGAGGGCAGGACACTCCGCGGCGCGGTGCTCCACTCGAGCATCGCGCCGCGTCTTTTTCGCCGGTTCCCATGCGGCGTGAGGCGAGCCCGGGCATTAAGGTGGGCGCCTTTTCTCCAGGAGCAGGCACATGAGCTTGAAGACCGAGGACACGAAGGTGGGCACCGGGGCCGAGGCCACGGCGGGCAAGTCGGTGACGGTGCACTACGTGGGCACGCTCACCACGGGCGCGAAGTTCGACAGCAGCCGGGATCGCGGTCAGGGCTTCACCTTCCGCCTGGGGGCCGGTCAGGTCATCCAGGGGTGGGACCAGGGCGTGGCCGGCATGAAGGTGGGCGGGGTGCGCAAGCTCACCATCCCGCCGGAGCTGGGCTATGGGGCCCGGGGTTACCCGCCGGTCATTCCGCCCAACTCCACGCTCGTTTTCGAGGTGGAACTGCTGGACGTCCGTTAGGAGGACACCCATGGCCACTCAAGAAATCACCAAGGACAATTTCAAGGACATGGTGTCCAAGCAGGGCATCGTCATTCTCGACTGGTGGGCGGCCTGGTGTGGTCCCTGCCGCGCCTTCGCGCCCACCTTCGAGAAGGCGGCGGGCACCCACGCGGACATCGTCTTCGGGAAGATCGACACGGACGCGCAGCCCGAGCTGTCCGGTGCGTTCGAGATCCGCTCCATCCCCACGCTCATGGTCTTCCGCGACGGCATCATGCTGTTCAACCAGCCCGGGGCGCTGCCGGCTCCGGCCCTGGACGACCTCATCAAGCAGGTGCGGGCGCTGGACATGGACACGGTGCGCAAGGAAGTCGAGGCGCAGCGGGCCGCCAAGGAGCCTCAGGCCTGACCTGACGGACCCGGGGGCGGGGCGAGACCCGCCTCAACCCCGATGCACGCGGGGCCGTTCTGGGGCAGGCTCGGCGCATGACGTGGGCCCGGGTGCGCGACTGGTGGCGAGGCAGGACGGCTCAGCCCCTGCGTCCTTTCCTCGAGTGGTTGAGCCGCAGTCCGTTGCTGCTCGTGCTCCAGCTCCTGGTGCTGTGCCTGGTGTGGGGCACGTTCGACGTGCTGGGCCTCTCGAGCCTCTTCTTCCATGACGTGCCCCGGGTGACGTTCGTCGCGGGGTTCATGGCGGCGATGGTGCTCGGCCAGTTGTGCTTCGTCGGCTATCTGCTCGACGCGGACGAGTCCTGGGCCCTGGCCGCGCGAGGCGTGAAGCGCGCCGGACAGCCCCCCACGTTGGGGTGGTACCTGTTCCGCACGGGCATCTACCCCGTGCTGCTCGCCGTGTTGAGCGTGCCGGGCTTCACCCGACGGCACTTCGCCTTCCTCTTCGGAATCCTGGCGGCGCTGGGCACCATGGTGCTCATCACCCGGGGCACCGAGGCCCTGCAGCGCTGGAGCACGACGGGCTGGTCCTCGCACCGTCGGCTGCGGCGCATCCGGGCGCTGCTGTTCCGCCGTCGGCCCACCCACATCGTGGTGCTGCACGTGTTGCAGGCGTGGCTCTTGGGGCTCTTCGTGGCCGGCTACCTGGTGGTGGCGCTGACCGTGGCGATCACCGGCTACCCGGGGTGGGTGTCACCCGCGGTGGTCATCTGCGTGGCCATGGGCCTGGTGGGCGCCTCCTATGGGGCCCTGCGCTTCTTCTTCGCCGAGCGCTACCTGGGCTCCGTCCTCTTGGTGGGCACGGCGGTGTTGTTCTTCGGGCGCGCCTGCGCGGACATCTCCGTCTACGACGAGCTGACCCAGCCCCACACGCCCGCCTACGCCGTCTCGAGCCTGAAGCCGCCCGCCGAGGCGGGGCTGCTGGGCGACGAGGCGGTGCTCGACGCCTGGCTCGCGGGCATGTGGGAGGCGCCGCCCGCGGGGGCGCCGTGGCGCACGCCGGACGAGGCCCCGCCGACGGTGGAGGCGCGCTGCGGCGGTGGGGAGGCCCGGCCCCGGCTGGCGCTGGTGGCCACGAGCGGGGGCGGCATTCGCGCCGCGGCGTGGACGGCGCATGTGCTCGCGCGGCTCCAGGGCCCCGAGGGCGTGCCCGACTTCCACCGCTATGTGCGCCTGGTCACGGGGGCCTCGGGTGGCATGGTGGGGGCGGGCACCTGGGTGACGGGCCTGGAGCGCGAGGGCCTGCCCCGGCCGGAGTCCCTGCCGGAGATGATGGAGCGGGACAGCCTCTCGGCGGCGGCCATCGCGCTGCTCTTGCCCTTCGGGTTGGACCGGGGGCGCTCCTTGGAGCGGGCCTGGGTGGACTTCACGGACGGGCGACTCGGACGCTCCTTCGCGTCCCTCCAGCCCGGGGAGCGCGCCGGGTGGCTGCCCTCGCTCGTGTACTCGCCGATGATCGTGGAGGACGGTCGGCGCCTGCTGGTGAGCAACCTGGACCTGATGGGGCTCACCTCGTCGGAGGGGAGCCTGCTGACGGTGGAGCATGGGGGCGACCAGCGCCCGGCGGAGACGCGCTCCCGGCTGTCCCTCTCCAGCGTGCAGCTCTTCCAGCTCTTCCCCCAGGCCCAGCCGCGCTTCACCGTGGCCTCCGCGGCGCGCATGAGCGCGTCCTTCCCCTTCATGAGCCCGGCGAGCACCCTGCCCACCGCGCCCCGGGTGCGGATCGTGGACGCGGGCTACTACGACAACTATGGCGTGGACTTGGCCGTCATGTGGCTGCACGCCCACCGGGAGTGGATCCGCACGTGCACCTCCGGGGTGCTGCTGATTCAAATCCGCGATCACCTGGGCAACGGCCGGCGCGCCACGCTGCCCTCGTGGTTGGAGGACTCGCCGCGAGGGGGCGGGCTGACGTCTCCGGTGGAGGCGGTGCTCCGGGCGCGCGAGTCGAGCATGTCGTTTCGCAACGACGAGGTGCTCAGCGTGGTGCAGGACGAGCTCAACGTGTCCGAGCCGTGCTTCTTCACCACAGCCACCTTCGAGTTCAATGAGACCGCGCCCTTGAGCTGGGCCCTGACGAAGCAGGACACCACCCGGCTGCGGCACGCGGCGGACAGCGCCACGCTGGCCACCCAGGTGACGGCGGTGCGCGAGTGGCTCACCGCCAGTCCCGGGGCCCGGGCCCACGCCCTGCGGCATGGGCTGTGTCCCGGCCAGCGCGACGTCCTGCCCTGAGCCGCCTCAGTCGCAGGCGAGCACGGGCCTGAGGGCCGCGGCGAACTCCTCCTCGCCGGGATAGACGGGGTGGCGCACCCACGTGCGCGCCTCCACGCCGCCGCGCAGCAGGTGGGCGCCGCTCTCGGGCTCCACCGTCCACTCGGGCACGTCCCCCACCAGGTGCTCCACGCCCCACGGCGAGGCGCAGTCCTCCCAGTTCTCCTGGGACAGGTTGCCCCACGGGTAGCGCCGGCCGTCCGGCCCCCGCGCCGCCATCTCCCACTCGTCCGCCGTGGGCAGCCGCAGCGTCACCCCCTCCACCTGCGACAATTGCACACACAGGCGCTGGGCTTCCTTGTAGGCACCCAACCACACCTGCTCATGGTCAAGGGCGACACGGCTGGGTTGCGGCTGACCCATCCACTTCACCAGGAGGCGATCCACCGGAACCCGGGCGACGAAGAAGCCCCGGGCCCGCACGCGGCGGCTGGGGGGCGGGCCCACCAGGTGCTCCACGGGCGCCACCCAGCGCAGCGGCAGGCCCGAGCGGGCCAGGACATACTCGCCCTGCTCCTCCACCACGCCGTCGGGGAGCCGCTCCGGGCCCGGGCCGGTCTCCAGGGGCGTGCTGAGCGCGTGCAGGAGCAGGGAGGCCGCGTCCGTCACGGTCGGGGCGCCCACCAGCACCTGCCACAGCGGCTTGAGCGGATCCCTCCCGGGCACCGTGTCGGTGGGTTGCCGACGCTCCTGGAGGTAGCGGATGACCCCGTACCAGACCTGCTCCAGCAGCCGGCGCTCGCGCGGCGCGTCCACCTCCTGCAGCAGGGAGGGGGTGTCCGAGCCCTGCAAGAGGGGCAAGAGCTCGCGGGCGCGCAGCCGCGCGGCCGCCAGCGCCCCCGTCATGCGCACCTCCAGGTCGGCGTCGCGCAAGGCCGCCCGCAGCAGCCCCTCCACATGCGGGTGCGCGGTCGGCTCGCGCATGAGCCAGCGCAGCTCCTGACGCCTCTGTTCGAGCGTCGACAATCCCCGCGACAACACGGTTCCCTCCCGCGCCGAGGCCCCGGACGTGCCCAGACGCGGGTGGATTTGGACCCCCCAGCCCTTGTCGCCCGAGGCGTTCTGTCCCACGAGCGATTGGACCCGCAGCGTGTAGGGGCCAATCACCAGTTCATCCTCGAAGTGGACGACACACGGATGGTCCACGGGTTTGCCGTTGAGCCAGGTTCCGTTCTTCGAGTTCTCATCCAGCACAATGGTGGCTCCTTCAATGGCGACCAGTCGGCAGTGGGTGCGCGAGACGCTCCCGTTATCGAGGACGAGATCGTTCCCCGGGTCCCGGCCAATGGCGATTTCCCGCGCCGCCAGGGTCCCCGTCTGGGTGTTGCGATCTCCGATGAGCCCGACAGTGATGTTGAACACGCGTGCTCCTGGGTGGAGGAGGGCCAGTTCATCCGGCTGCCGTTATGACTTCCAAGCACGACGCATGCCAGGGCTGCTTTCCCAGGTTTATACCGTGACGTCAAAGACTTCCCGTGTTGTCTGGGTGTGAAGCGCCCGGGGGTCCGGGTCTCCTGATTTCCAATCACCCGGGAAATCTAACGCGCCACCACGCGGCCCCGGCCGGCCTGCTTCGCCTGGATGCAGGCCGCCTCGGCCGCATCCAACAAGTTTCCATAGGGCTCATGGGGACGCAGCATGGCCACGCCCACTGACACACTGCCCTGGAAGTCGCCCGCCTCCGAGGCGAAGCGCCGGTCGGCGAAGCGCCGCCGCACCCGCTCGGCCAGCCGCACGCCCATGTCCGCCGTCACCCCGTAGAGGCTCGCGGCGAAGGCGTCACCCTCCACCCGGCCGATGGGGCCCCGGCCATCCAGCGCCGCGGCGAACTCCTCCACCAGCGCGCCCAGGGCCACGTCCATGGCCTCGCGGCCGTGGGTGTCATTGCCTTCCTGGGTCTCGTCCAGGTCCACCCACAGCAGCGTGAGCGGCATCCGGGTGCCGTGCGCGTCGGAGACGCCGCGGGCCAGCAGGTGCTCGAAGTGGGGCCGCAGGTAGGCCCCGGTCTGAAGACATACCTGGAGGGCGCGCTCGCTCATGGCTCTGGCCTGGACACGTCAGTCGGACTTGCTCGAGGCGGCGCGTGTCTTGGCATGGGCCTTGTCGAAGCCCTCGTAGAAGCGCACCGCGTGCTCGCCCACCTTCTGCATGTGCTGGTTGTTGAGGTAGGCCGTCACCGGCGCCGCCACGAGGGGCATCGCCCGGCCGATCGTCCCCAGGCCGCCCTTCTTGAGCAGCACCTCGGCCACCTTGCCGAGCACCCGGGGCCCGGAGCGCTGCATGGGCCCCACGCCGGTGGAATAGCCATACAGGTCCAAGAGCTCGTGGGTCGCCCGCGCGCCCTTGAGGTTGACCTTGTAGAGCGTGGCCAGGTCCACGAGCAGGGTGAGCTGCAACCAGGCCATCACCGTGAGGTCCATGGGCAGACCCACGAGGCCAAACGCGCCGAAGACCCCCCCGGTCATGCTCGCCACGCTCTTCTTCTCGTCGATGAGCCGCTGGGCGCGCTCGCGCGTCTTGGCCGAGGGGTAGCGCTGCTCGAGCTCCAGGATGCGCTTGCGCGCGCGCGGCACCTCCTGGCGCACCAAATCCGTGAGCTTCGTGTCCGCGAGCTTCTTGAGCTCCGCGGGAGTGAGCTTCTTCACCCCGTCGGTGATGGGATCGTAGAACGCCATGTGCGTGCGGCCTCCCCTCGAGTCGTGAATGGTTGAGAGCTAGTAACCCCGCTCCGCGAGGTACAGGTCCACGAGCGCGCCCTCTTCGTACCAGGCATGGCGCATCTCGGAGTGGAACCAGCGCGAGTCCGGCTTGGCCGTGCGCACCTCGAGCTTGATCTGATTGGGCGCCGTGTCGATGACGGCCGCGCGCGCCTTGCAGGCCCCGCCCGGCTCCTCGCCGTACATGCCTTCCAGGCACACGTCGTCGCCCACGGACAGCCGGCGGGTGTACTCGGTGCCCAGGTAGCGGGCCTCGTCACAGGCGGCGCGGGCCGTGCGGCCCGTGTGTCCGGCGCACCGCTCGCGCAAGGGCGCGCGCACGATGGGGATGGCCCCCACGAACACGTCCTCGTCATTGGGGTTGGGCCGGAAGGCCTCCCGGCCGGTGCCACAGCCCGCCCACACCCAGAGCAGGGCACCACATGCCCACGTCCGCTTCATCACGTCCCTCGCCTCGGGGACGCTCCAGGCGCCCCCCGCTCCCTCGCGGGAGCCAGAATGGGCGCCGAGCATCGCAAGCCCGGAGGGGGGCGTAAAGCCGAGCCACGCCCGGCCCTCCGCGCTCAGGCGATGCGCCGGGCCGGGCCCGGGATCTCCTCTTGGATGCCGGGCACGACGCGGTTGGCCGCGTCCACGAACACCACCGTGGGCTTCCAGCCGCGCGCCTCGTTCTCCTCCACCTCCGCGAAGGTGGCGATGATGACCAGGTCGCCCGGCTTGTTCAGGTGCGCCGCCGCGCCGTTGATGCAGATGACGCCGCTGCCCGCCTCGCCCTCCAGCGCGTAGGTCTCCAGGCGGGTGCCCTGCGTCACGTTCCACACCGCCACCTTCTCGAAGGGCAGGATGTCGGCGGCGTGCAGCAGGTCGCGGTCGATGGTGACCGAGCCTTCGTAATCCAGGTCGGCCTGGGTCACGGTCGCGCGGTGGATCTTGGACTTGAAGAGGATTCGGCGCATGGGGATGTCGGGGGTTCCCGGAAGATTGCCGCGCAACCGTAACGGGGGACGCGCCAGCGGACAACGGACAATGGATGGCCCGCCCGCCTGCTCGCGCCCCCCTCGGGCTCCCTCAACGCAGGAAATTCAGGACTTGAGAGATATCCAGCGGCACGCGCTCGGACCCGGACACCAGCTGGCCGTCCATCTTCACCTGGGCGCTGCTGCCCGAGCGCAGGGCGTTGGCCGCGGACAGGGCGCTGGCGAAGTTGATGGTGAGCGGCAGCTTGAGCTCGCGCGAGGCGCCGGGCTCGAGCATGCCGAGGTTGCCGGTGGAGAGGTTGCCCACGTTGGCGCCGGCGATCTTCATGGCGCCGGTGATGCCCGCCACCGGCAGGGCGAAGCTGTTGCGGTTCTTCACCACCAGGGGGAACTCCACCGTGGCGCCCTGCAGGGACATGGTGGTGATGCGCGGGGCGTTGAACTGCACCTGGGGCACCTTGGGGATCTCGAAGGTGCCCTCGTGCTGCAGGGGGAAGCTGAGCACGCCCAGGGGCGTCTTCACGCCGATGGAGCCCTGGGCCCGGTAGCGCGCGGCGTCCTTGTTGAGGAAGGTGGACACCACGGGGACCAGGTCCGCGAAGCGCACGTTGGCGGGGAAGACGAGGTCCGACTTGCCCTTGGCGGCGATGCTGAGCCCGGTGGGCGGGGTGCCGGCCACCACCTGCTTGTCCTCGACGAAGAAGGCGTAGTTCACCGAGGCCAGGCTCAGGCCGAGGGGGTTGGGGTTGTCGAGCTGGTAGACGAGGTCCACCGTGGCGTCGGACAGCGAGGCCTGGGACAGGCGCGCCGTCTTGAAGGTGAAGCGCGGCTTCTGGAAGGCCTTCTTGAAGAGGTTCTGCAGGGCGGCGCAGCCGGTGAGCATCAGCAGACAGGCCGTGGCGACGAGGAGGCGGGAGCGGGGAGTCTTCATGGGCATGGGCGGCGTGCGATTCAACGGCGAAAGGAACGGGCCGTCACCCGAGCAGTGCGCGGGCCGGAGGGGGATGGTAAGTCTTGAGCATCGTGAAACCGTACGAATTCCGGTGGTGGCCCGCGCTGCTGTGGGTCCTGTTGTGGCTGCCCGCGTGCAAGCGGGGCGCGGAGGCCGAGCCGGTGCGCACGCTCGCGCTCACACCGTGCCGGCTGGAGGGGGTGGGCCGCCAGGCCCTGTGCGGCACCCTGGAGGTGTGGGAGGACCGCGTGGCGAAGCAGGGGCGCAAGGTGCCCCTGAAGGTCGTCGTGGTGCCGGCGCTCGCCTCGTCGCCGCGGCCGGATCCCCTGGTGCTGCTGGCGGGAGGCCCCGGCCAGGGCGCCGCGAAGCTGGCCCGGCATGTCATGCCCCTGCTCGAGCGCATCCAGCGCCAGCGCGACCTCGTCTTCGTGGACCAGCGGGGCACGGGTGACTCGGGGCCGCTCAAGTGCGAGCCCGTGCCGCCCGACGCGCCGCTCACCGCCCAGTTCGACGACACCTTCCCGGAGCAGGCCTTCCGCGAGTGCCTGAAGGGCTATGACGCGGACGTGCGGCTGTACACCACGCCCATCGCCATGGATGACCTGGACGAGGTGCGACAGGCCCTCGGCTACCAGACGCTCAACCTCTGGGGCGTGTCCTACGGCACGCGCGCCGCGCTCGTGTACATGCGCCAGCACCCGGAGCACGTGCGCTCGGTCATCCTCGACGGCGTGGCGCCCATGTCCCTCCTGCTGCCGCTCTACGTCGCGCGCGACAGCCAGCGCTCGTTGGACCTGCTCTTCGCGAGCTGCGAGGAGGACGCGGTGTGCACGAAGCGCTACCCGAACCTGCGGGGCCGCTTCCAGGAGCTGCTCGCGCGGCTTTCGCGCGAGCCCTTGAAGACGCGGGTGGACCACCCCCTGTCCGGCGCGCCCGAGGACGTGACGCTCACCCACGCGGGCGTCACCGCGGCGCTGCGCGGCCTGCTCTACTCGCCCGAGGCGGCGGCGATGCTGCCGCTCATCATCGACCGGGCCACCCAGGGGGACTGGCGGCCCTTCGTCGCCATCCACGCCAACATGAGCGGGGGCTACGACAGCAACCTCGCCCAGGGCCTGTTCCTGTCCGTGGTGTGCACCGAGGACGCGCCGCTCATCTCCGACGCGGCCATCACCCGCGAGTCCAAGGACACGTGGATGGGCGAGCGCGCCCTGCGCGACATGCTCCGGCCGTGCGACTTCTGGCCCCGGGGCCGCGTGCCCGAGGGCTACCGCGACCCGGTGACGTCCGACGTGCCCGTGCTCCTGCTCTCCGGGGAGCTGGATCCGGTGACGCCGCCCGCGTGGGCCGAGGACGCCCAGAAGACGCTCCCGCACAGCCTGCACGTGGTGCTGCCCGGCGTGGGCCATGGCACCAGCTCCATTGGCTGCGCGCGGGCCTTGATGGCGGACGTCCTCCAGCGCGGGAGCGTGGACGGCCTCGAGGCCAAGTGCGGCCAGGGGCTCGTGCGGCCCCCCTTCTTCACCTCCTTCGCGGGACCGGTGCCATGATCGACGTGAAGCACCTGCACAAGCGCTTTGGCCAGGTGACGGCCGTGGAGGACGTGACGTTCCGCGCCGAGGACGGCGTGGTGACGGGGC includes:
- a CDS encoding FHA domain-containing protein, with translation MFNITVGLIGDRNTQTGTLAAREIAIGRDPGNDLVLDNGSVSRTHCRLVAIEGATIVLDENSKNGTWLNGKPVDHPCVVHFEDELVIGPYTLRVQSLVGQNASGDKGWGVQIHPRLGTSGASAREGTVLSRGLSTLEQRRQELRWLMREPTAHPHVEGLLRAALRDADLEVRMTGALAAARLRARELLPLLQGSDTPSLLQEVDAPRERRLLEQVWYGVIRYLQERRQPTDTVPGRDPLKPLWQVLVGAPTVTDAASLLLHALSTPLETGPGPERLPDGVVEEQGEYVLARSGLPLRWVAPVEHLVGPPPSRRVRARGFFVARVPVDRLLVKWMGQPQPSRVALDHEQVWLGAYKEAQRLCVQLSQVEGVTLRLPTADEWEMAARGPDGRRYPWGNLSQENWEDCASPWGVEHLVGDVPEWTVEPESGAHLLRGGVEARTWVRHPVYPGEEEFAAALRPVLACD
- the trxA gene encoding thioredoxin, with product MATQEITKDNFKDMVSKQGIVILDWWAAWCGPCRAFAPTFEKAAGTHADIVFGKIDTDAQPELSGAFEIRSIPTLMVFRDGIMLFNQPGALPAPALDDLIKQVRALDMDTVRKEVEAQRAAKEPQA
- a CDS encoding EcsC family protein; the protein is MAFYDPITDGVKKLTPAELKKLADTKLTDLVRQEVPRARKRILELEQRYPSAKTRERAQRLIDEKKSVASMTGGVFGAFGLVGLPMDLTVMAWLQLTLLVDLATLYKVNLKGARATHELLDLYGYSTGVGPMQRSGPRVLGKVAEVLLKKGGLGTIGRAMPLVAAPVTAYLNNQHMQKVGEHAVRFYEGFDKAHAKTRAASSKSD
- a CDS encoding LEA type 2 family protein, with the translated sequence MPMKTPRSRLLVATACLLMLTGCAALQNLFKKAFQKPRFTFKTARLSQASLSDATVDLVYQLDNPNPLGLSLASVNYAFFVEDKQVVAGTPPTGLSIAAKGKSDLVFPANVRFADLVPVVSTFLNKDAARYRAQGSIGVKTPLGVLSFPLQHEGTFEIPKVPQVQFNAPRITTMSLQGATVEFPLVVKNRNSFALPVAGITGAMKIAGANVGNLSTGNLGMLEPGASRELKLPLTINFASALSAANALRSGSSAQVKMDGQLVSGSERVPLDISQVLNFLR
- a CDS encoding GGDEF domain-containing protein, whose translation is MSERALQVCLQTGAYLRPHFEHLLARGVSDAHGTRMPLTLLWVDLDETQEGNDTHGREAMDVALGALVEEFAAALDGRGPIGRVEGDAFAASLYGVTADMGVRLAERVRRRFADRRFASEAGDFQGSVSVGVAMLRPHEPYGNLLDAAEAACIQAKQAGRGRVVAR
- a CDS encoding outer membrane protein; the encoded protein is MKGKILAGLVTAIFYSGAALAGDDVMKQQQGDLQASPDGMNGADFQHKELGDSRILPPDQVGIGGSGQAVAPAVKPPPPGAPAAQGQTLFCTPVQGTGGAGFQEQAPLPPPPPPLHEHEHSSLQRDFDERAAIGGSGYDVKESERWRETDKEKAPKDQGQRKGDMRGLTVLIGGGVEGYTGGLAPEVRPGAALGVTAALKPSKVLGIEVGYSGAVNNLREDAGGSGPDIIRNGGQAALTLGLTASPVQPYVLGGIGLNRYNVRNGDALGFRSDTNANVPVGGGLRTHIGDFTADARINYNFLVNNDFAPVAADTWTGRYTGTINLGGTF
- the nadE gene encoding NAD(+) synthase, with protein sequence MRLVKMGLASVNVTVGAFARNVDRALEQARKMAAEDVTLGVFQEALIGGYPPEDLVQWRGFVENQWPQLERFARETAALPTVFVIGVAVAHQGLRYNCAAIVAGGRVLGLIPKEKLPTYGVFYDGRTFSRGTPGMNESYRGVPLGDFLFRFDFGVLAAEVCEDIWSPDGPMRRRTYSGAEVVVNLSASPFRVGQSDTRREQIATRAADFQCTIAYSNALGSNDGLIFDGGGYINQNGKPVAEETRFREGYATAVVDLDRTLRLRTENTTWRSDHESWVNAHGTRVPVLDCTPVVTTRREGLRYPVPSHGSFFLPSPDTRRTARVALCEDILDALSLGVGDYFEKTRAFKVIGIALSGGRDSLLTLLVAHRYAKRARPEDPGSLLRAFYMPSRYSSDATRDAAESIARDLGVPFQVVPIEEAFDRELEIARTMLAGGEVTPITEQNIQARLRAQRMWNWSNSSSGLFLQTGNMSERAVGYTTIGGDLMGALAVIANVPKTVVMFLLDYLLEQTGYEGIRKVLAKPAGPELAHNQVGEEELMPFPILDACFFLFAGEKLVPAEMFDALAAMFPQVEPERLRGYVEKFSRLFLQSIYKWVQAPLSLHIGNLDLDRERALQLPVVTSSDWTRG
- a CDS encoding patatin-like phospholipase family protein codes for the protein MTWARVRDWWRGRTAQPLRPFLEWLSRSPLLLVLQLLVLCLVWGTFDVLGLSSLFFHDVPRVTFVAGFMAAMVLGQLCFVGYLLDADESWALAARGVKRAGQPPTLGWYLFRTGIYPVLLAVLSVPGFTRRHFAFLFGILAALGTMVLITRGTEALQRWSTTGWSSHRRLRRIRALLFRRRPTHIVVLHVLQAWLLGLFVAGYLVVALTVAITGYPGWVSPAVVICVAMGLVGASYGALRFFFAERYLGSVLLVGTAVLFFGRACADISVYDELTQPHTPAYAVSSLKPPAEAGLLGDEAVLDAWLAGMWEAPPAGAPWRTPDEAPPTVEARCGGGEARPRLALVATSGGGIRAAAWTAHVLARLQGPEGVPDFHRYVRLVTGASGGMVGAGTWVTGLEREGLPRPESLPEMMERDSLSAAAIALLLPFGLDRGRSLERAWVDFTDGRLGRSFASLQPGERAGWLPSLVYSPMIVEDGRRLLVSNLDLMGLTSSEGSLLTVEHGGDQRPAETRSRLSLSSVQLFQLFPQAQPRFTVASAARMSASFPFMSPASTLPTAPRVRIVDAGYYDNYGVDLAVMWLHAHREWIRTCTSGVLLIQIRDHLGNGRRATLPSWLEDSPRGGGLTSPVEAVLRARESSMSFRNDEVLSVVQDELNVSEPCFFTTATFEFNETAPLSWALTKQDTTRLRHAADSATLATQVTAVREWLTASPGARAHALRHGLCPGQRDVLP
- a CDS encoding FKBP-type peptidyl-prolyl cis-trans isomerase; its protein translation is MSLKTEDTKVGTGAEATAGKSVTVHYVGTLTTGAKFDSSRDRGQGFTFRLGAGQVIQGWDQGVAGMKVGGVRKLTIPPELGYGARGYPPVIPPNSTLVFEVELLDVR
- the panD gene encoding aspartate 1-decarboxylase → MRRILFKSKIHRATVTQADLDYEGSVTIDRDLLHAADILPFEKVAVWNVTQGTRLETYALEGEAGSGVICINGAAAHLNKPGDLVIIATFAEVEENEARGWKPTVVFVDAANRVVPGIQEEIPGPARRIA